The Lolium rigidum isolate FL_2022 chromosome 1, APGP_CSIRO_Lrig_0.1, whole genome shotgun sequence region AACTGTAATGCAGGATGGTCAGAATGGTGATTCAGATCTATTCTTTGGGCCACAAGGACTCCCCCCGATAAGGACAGGGGGTTCCGCATCTACTAGTGCTTTTGGCAAGGAGCAGAAACCGATGTTTGATTCTGTCCCAGGCACTCCAGTGGAAAAGCCGTTCTTTGATTCTGTCCCAGGCACACCACTGCAGAAATCCGTCTTTGATTATTCCGTCCCTAGCACACCGATGCAGAATTCACTCTTTGACTATTCTGTTCCAAGCACACCGATGCAGAAGTCACTCTTCGATTCTTCTGTTCCAAGCACACCGATGCAGCGGTCACTCTTCGACTCTTCTGTCCCCAGCACACCGATGCAGAAATCAGCCTTTGATTCCATTCCAAGCACACCGATGCAGAATTCATTCTACGACTCCTTCCCGAGCACCCCGATGCAGGGTTCGCTCTTTGATTCTGGCCCAGGCAGAGCAGAATCACCTACCGCTGGCAGCACCTATGGGAGCGGCCAGCAGAGGGGATTCTTTGACTCTTCGGTCCCAAGCACGCCGATGTACAACAACTCTAGCTTCTCGCCGAGGTACAGCGAAGCAGGGGACGACAGCTTCTCCCAGCTGGACGCCTTCGGCGCCAAAGACAACAGTTCGTTTGGGCAGCGTGACAGCTTCTCAAGATTCGATTCCTTTGGGAGCAGTGCTGAGCTAGGTGGTGGCAAGGATGCCTTTGGCGCCAAGGACAACAATTCGTTCGGTCAGCGCGACAGCTTCTCGAGGTTTGATTCCTTCGGGAGCAGCGCTGAGCTCGGTGGCAACAACAGCAGTGACGCCTTCGGGAGGTTCGATTCCTTCCGCAGCAACGCCGATCAGGGCAGCGGCAGCAGCTTCATGAGGTACGACTCCATGAGCAGTAACGCCGACCACGACAGAAGCAACACATTCGCGCGGTTTGACTCGATGAAGAGCACCACGGACTCCTCCCACGACAGGGGCTACTCCTTTGACGACGACGACCCTTTTGGCACCGGGCCGTTCAAGCCATCGTCGAAGACCTCGGAGACGACCTCCAGCCCGACGAGACACGGGACCGACAGCTGGAGTGCGTTCTGACAGGCAGCTGGTGTTGTTCTATAGGAGAGGTCAGTCATGATTGTGTCTTGCGCACCTTACTGCAGATATATATGTATACACGTGCTACAAGGGCGAGACGTTTTTTGCCTGGCAGGGTGGCTTGTTTGTGTGTTTGCTTTTGTACCTAGGGTCGGATGTTGAGTTGCACATGCTTGGTCAGATGGTTCGTATAAGCATTCTTTATACCTTGTATTGTACAAGTTGTCCGTCAGCCTCTGATGGACTGGGAATTTGATGAGCTTTCTGCTTGTAACTCGGAGCTTGtacattctttttttttctgtacATGTATGTGCTCTTTATCAGGAACTTGGTTATTGAGAACCAAAATGTCTGGAAATTCGATGACCTTTGTTGTTCATGTATTGTGAACCCTAACATTTGGCCGTTTTGTGCAAGCCAGTCCCAGTGACGAGTAATTGTCATGTTAGCCTGTTGATTTAGAAACAAATGGAGACATTGCCGGATGATTTGCACATTTTTGTATACGATTTGGTGTAGTGAGTTATGTTGGTTGTTGGATATTTCTTCGTTTTATGAATTTTCCAATGTTCTCTGGCAGGTGCAACGTATTCTCAGAAAAGATTCAATATCCTTGAGTTGATATGACGTGCAATGTTACCTCCCATGTTCCGTAGGCACTGATTCCCCATACTCAAGACGGAATGGAATCGGAAGGCGCTTCTGCAACTGCACCGGCCACCCCTTCCGGCTCAATCCCGCCAGAATCAACTATCGCACCGTCGCATGCGTCAATCAAGGCTGGCAGCAAGGGCTCTGCAGCACCCAAGGCGACGGAGAAATTCGAGGAGAAATAAGCCCGCTAgaatttttttccttcttttagGCTTCAGCTCTCTGGGACCTCGAAGCCGCTCCAGAAGCCTAAAAAAAAAGTGGCCCTGAAGGTGATCCGCAACATAAGACATAGTATGTTGtgttttttaaaaatcaaagttGACCAATAAAACATACTATGTTGTGTTTTTTAAAataactagtacaaatgcccgtgcgttgctacgggtcctcaaattttatttctcaaaacATATAGATAATTCGCAACTCACtatgaaaatttaaaataaatcaaGGATAtcataatactacaacatgataataTCATTTTTTGAGAGTTTGAGTATCTACTATTGTCAAATACCATTCCACATAATCCACAAATTTTATGTTGTTAACTTTTGAGCAATGGATCCCTAACTCTTTACTTTCAGAATGCACTCCTATCTGTGAATAATGCTATCAGGTATATGGTAATTTAGCCAAATGCAAAGATGTAAAAAGGAAAAAATCATAGATCATAAAAAATGATGCAAAACCCGAAAGGTGATCTACAATGCAAACTGGCAAATAACTGATAGTGAAGGTATAATACTTGTTAGATGATAATATTGAGTTACCTTAATTAGTGGTAGTAGAATTACAATCAGTTCATTTTCAGGCCAGAGCATCAATGAACACATCAATATCATCATGCCACTCTTTATGAATTTTTTTAACAAAATATTAGAGAAAACAGAGATAATAAGACTTGTGCCGACGTGGGTGAATTTTCTACCCAAAGGCAGCTGCTGCTGCCATTTGACACATCGAGTGAATTTTCTGCCCAAGGCAGGTGGTGACACATCACACGTCCGTAGCACATGTGTCTCCTTTCCTCCTTGAAGTCCAACTTGAAAGCTACAATCAGGTTCTTAGGGGTTCTTAGGGATTGTTGATTTTCCAGATAACTTGCCCTTCAGAGTTCACCTTCATGTATTATTAACTCTCACGATccaacctgcaaaataaaatggCACGACCTGCAACAAGAACGGAAGAACGATGAAAAAAAGGGAAACAAAAACGGAACGTAAATCGATGGACTCTGTATAGCACGACATGCTGGTCTTTTGAAATTGCACGACTAATATTATGAACTAAAATGAAATTGTCAGAGGAAATCTACTGATAACTGAGTCTTATATATGTTGCGTTTCTTTTTGCAATAGTACTCTTTCTAAGTCTGAACTCATGGGTGATATTTCAAAGTTTTAACATCTTTGCACCAAGATGAATAAGCTAATATGTATGTTAAGGAAACATTTTCATAGGGAAGTATAGGTCCGCCCAAAAAATCGAAGCAATAAATCGAGAAAAGAGGAAGAGGCCTTATGTGCTTTCAGACAGTCAGTTCAACAACTGTTGGCACTACTGCATCCTTTTGAGCCCAATCTTGTCGCTCATCCTGCAATTTCACAACATTGTTCGATCCATTAAATGGCCTTAAATATAATTATATTGCACTGCAGTATTGCAATAAAGCCAATTCAACTCATGTGGTCAATCCAAATAGCATTAAAAAATCCAAATCTTAAGTGTATGTGCTGAAATAACATGCTTCTCTTAAAACTGGTGACTTGCAAGTTgccccatattcaaattttcttcTGGCTTTCTACGTATCATCCTGAAGAAGCCCTTCTTAGTAGTCATTTTAGAGCAcaaaaatatatacatgtctagaaAAAAACGCAGAGTCGCCATCATGTGTTTGAACAATATGGAATGACTCCTACCATTCTGGCCTTCTggcaaatttgttaccatgactaTGTTATTAACTATGGAAACGAAGCAACACCATTTTTTCAAACTGTCATACCTATTGGAAAATGACACTTGATGGTTTTAGCGAGTCAAAAAAATATGCTTAATATATAAGAACACGTAAATAAATTCAAAGGTACGATACAAGGTTATAATGAAGAATGATCTTGTTTGTGGGAGCTAAAAGTTCATGTTGCAACATCGTCAACATAATCATGTAGAGAACTTGGTTGTACAGATGCAGTGATACTGAAGTTTAGCTTCAAAAAACAGAGTCAATGCACTATAAGCTCACCTTCAGAAACCCCGTGAAGTTTGATATATTCGCTTCTCTCACATTTTCTTCTCTGACATTATACTTTTTCTTTTCATAAATATTTGTCTGGTCTGTAATCTCATGGATAAATATACTCAATGTATTTTTCCAAAATCCTAGGAATTTAAGTACTGTATAAGTTAATTACATGAAAAGAGGTGATCAGAGAAGAAGAAATTCTAATAAGGACAGTGGTATAGATAAAATCTTATCAGCACATCTGCAAAGAAATTCACAGCCATGTAGGAAAGAAGTGAGGTGGTGGTTAGTATTCATCATGAAGTTTCGTGCTAAAAGGATAATGGGAAACACTAATTTATAAGCTTGTCTGCACAATGTATTTGGTAGAAAGAAAATGTCAAACATCAAAAGGCTGTTGTTAGTAGAATACACATCGGAAGTGAAATATATGGCCTAAAGTGTAACCTGTATCGGCTCAAATTGGATGTTCCCAGCCAGCTTCAGATGATAACCTACGGACAGAGAAAAATTAGTGAAATGGCAGTCAAACTGAAGAGAAAAGGAAAGAAACGTTCCAACAAAAAGGTACCTATAGGGGCAATGGCATTCAAAAGACACCTCTTGATGTAAGATGCTGGTTGGAGCTGAGATTGAAACCTGCTTATATTTATCTATTTAATGGTAAGCCCCTAATACCATGCTTCTTCTATTTTTAAAAAGTGGAAAAAAATATGAAAGAATGTACTCATGGTCGGAAGTTTTATTAGCAGATGGGATTAGTACTGGCTTTAATAAGTGCAACAAAAATTAATGGAGAAATTGCTCATGCCTTTGAACCTAATACTGAAAACTACATAGACAAGGCAAAACAGATGCAAACCAGTATGCAAATACAGAGAGCGAGACAACATAAGCAACTATAAAGTCAATCAATTGAGTGAGAAAATATAAGCAACAGATGCAAGCACTAAAATCCGAGCTATGATCTTTTAGTTATGGTGGAATTGAAAATAGACATGGAAGCATCACAAGCGAAATATAGAGGAACAACTTACAGGAAAAGCAAATTCACTTAGCTTAATCACTGCCAGAGTAAAGAGTAATGGTGTTTCCTGTAgacatcaaacaaaacaaaaacaaaaaaacatattCAGTATTGAGATGGTAACATCAAACATTTCTTCTTCTCGTCTGAATTATTTTATTCATTCAGAATTTATGACTGCGTGGAAAATAAATAGTACGGTTTGTGTACCTACTGCTAAGAGTAAATAGCATCAAGATTAGATGTGATGtaaactgtcaacaatagctagaaCTTGAAATGCGTGCAAGCGTTGACTTGCTAGTATTTGAGGAGAGCACCGGTAGCACAAAAGTTCAACCAAAACCTCCCTTGTCTTCTGAAATTTAAATTGACCAAGCTGAATATAAGGATGTATTTCacttgcttttctttacttgGTGATCTATTATGATCCCCAAGTGCGTTTTCCTGTATCATCAATTCATCATGGATTGAGGTACCTGGATTTAAGAAGTAAATGCCGCCACGTAGTAAAACCTCGAGCTGCAAGAAGatgcatgcacctgcatcaacaaAAAATGCGAGTTAAAGTCATTTTCCTTGAACCAAACGATGAGCCTGCAGGAACAAAAAACCTTGCTCGTGCCTCGTGGTGATCTCCATGGAAAACTCACCTTGCTCAACCTAGCACTTGTGCTCGACGGCGTGGGCGGACTGGAGGATGGTACCCGTCGGCTTCTTCGGCAGCACGAGGCCTCAAGGTGGTTCTTCTGACAGTGGTAGAACTTCGTGAGGGACCTTCTACTCTCTGAGAAGCATGTCCTCCCAGGCCGCAGCATCATGGACCTTCTATCGGAGCAGCTACCTGCGTGATATGCGCATGACGATGGCGTTGTGCGCGAGGGCCAGCATGTCCGGTGGAGTTGGATCTGGGAGGCTGATCCGATCATGGGGGGAGAATCCCACCGTGCGGGGAATAATCGAAGCCTGGGCAAGCCGAAAGCATAGCGGAGTTTTTTAACACGCAAATCAACGAATATAAGCATAATATTAGAGAAAATGTACCTTTCACAACAGCTTTCATCTAAAAGCTAGATCTAATACATCATAACAAATCAAATATTCATAGGTGCTAAATATATGATTTCTGAACACATTTCGAGAACAAAATCTCGGCACATATCAAAAAACTCCCTAACGATTTGAAGATGCAACAGTGGATTACAAAAGCTCATACCTACACCCCACTGAAGCACAAAAACTATTAAAACATGATCAAAGTTATTATTTATCACAATTCGCATTATTTTAAATTACTCTACGAAAATTTACCGGTCCAATAAAAATATATTACTATGCGTGGAAAAAAATGGTGATTATTTGACACCAGGAGGCAAGAGCACCAGTGCCCGAGATCCAAATTGTTTTTtcgtgaatggagggagtactttaaCTTCAGTTTAACCAATTAGAATTaaattgaaatataaaatatccaACCGTTGATTATAGTTCTAACCTACTGATTTTAGGGAAACAACAAGCAATAAGCAACTATTCTAATTATCCATGTGGTTCTGCCCTAAAAGATACTACATTGGGGAAATAATTACTTAAGCGGCTAATCAGTAGGCACAAATTCGAACGAAAAACAACACCTGCTTGACTTCTAGCCTCGCCGGAAGGAACGACAGGAGCGGCCGCTTGCAGCTGGGTGAGGGTCTCTGTCCTTTGCAAGCTAGGGGATGTAGGGATGGATCCGTTGGCCGCTACTTTATCCCAAAAGAAGAGGGATTGATCGATTGCTCCAGGAAGAGGTTGTGCTATACTTTAATGAAAGGGCCGTGGGGCAGATCGAGGCAGGAATCCTGGGTAAGCTTTGACCATCGATAATTCCCATGGGATTTCTCCCAACATAGGAGGCGCGCCGGCGTGAAGCCATCTGTGCGGGCCAGCGGAGGTGGGGCGGCGGCAAGGGCAGTGGAAAAACTACCGATGCATCGAGATCGAGGCGGAGCACTCTTCGATCGAGAGTGGTGACGGAGGAGGGGGAGAGGATGGTGGCGCTGGAATCTGGAGAGGACGTGGAGTTTCCTTTCTAATGGTACTCAATTATGATGGTGCGCTGATTCCTTTCTAATTTCCTTTACCTTCCTTTCTAATGGTGCGGTGATTCGGTGATTAATTGTTTGATGGTGCCGTGGGAGGGTAAAATGGTCATAAGaaaaatatgtaggacgaaatctctaaccggaggaaacagaaccagttcttcctttttatatagtagagaaaCTTGATCAATGTTGTGGCTTTCGAATAAACCTATGCATGTTTTAATTGAAATTTTGTGCATCATCCATTAAATACCGTGCAATTGTTTGGAATATATGTGACAAGGGCCAAAAGAATTGAGCAAAAATTATTATAAATTAAATATAGAAATTCAGCCAGAAACAAAAGGTTAATAAACCTTTTTATTCTAAAATATGAAGGAACGGCTAGAGATGTCCATTGCGGATCAACGTTCCACTCTCATCTACAAATCGATTTCCATTGCGAATCAACAGCTTTCAGCAAGAGCAACATAAGAATTTTTTCCTTTTACAACAACATTAGACAATATCAGAGACTTGGCATATCCCTACAAAACCTTTTCTTTCAGCCTACACTTACAGCAACTGCACGCAGCCGCTCTTCTAGGAAGAGCGCGAGCAGGAAACAACGAGGCATCACCCTGACCAGACCGCCAATCTCTGCGAGTAAATGACTAAGAAGAATACACCGGAGCAAGAAGAATATGTGGAACAGGCTCCGATGATTGTTCGTAGTTAAAATTAGAAGACGCGGGGGAGTCTCCCCCGCTTTGGTTATTCGGCTCTACACCTTTTGTACGGCACAAATCCCCTTACCGGCTGATCGCCGCCGCTGACCGGCTTCACTCTTACGAAGGCCGAGTTCATACTTGGCTTCAGCTCGAATGTCGAAGCTGACCGAGGGACCTGGCCCATCCGAAGCGGCTCAAGTGCTTTCCACTTCTTGCTTGCTGTTTGAGTGTTGTCGTCCGAGTCGTCCGAGCTTGACTCGACCAGAGGGCTCTTCACAGCATCACACACATCGGCAACTTCGTTGTGCGTCACGGTGCTCGGTGGTCCTCTTGGATGGCCAACTGGAAACCCATAGTAGGGCCACCATACATGTAAAGGGGTTGCTGGTTCGCCGAGATGGAGTGGGTACGAATTGTATGGAAGAACCCACTCATTTGGCGCAGCATATGCTGGAAGAATCTCTCCAACTGACGGGGCTTGTGATGTTGCTTTGCTAGAGGATTGTGAGATTTTCTCACCCTTTTCGTGTCCTGACAAACATCTTTTCCTGGGGTCCGGGATGACCACAGTCTTCCCAAACAGCTTCAGACTTGTTTCCTGCACCTCATCAGAAGAGTCCTCCTCAGACATAACAGTGTCTTTGTTGTCCTGGTTAGTGTCCTGCAAAAAGAACGTGGAACAGCCTAATAAGTTCATGAGGTCATTCATTAAGGTCATCCAACAGTAAGGCTGACTTATTCGAGTGATTGTCGTTTACCTTCTGGGATTCATCTTTCCCTGTTAATTGACGAGGCACATTTTCCTCTTCACTCATCATCAGAGGGACAATATTCTCATCATCCGATGACTCGGGAGAGGTACACCGGGTTGACGGATTTGACATCGATGATCCAAAGGCATCTGACTGCATTGCAGATAGCACTGACACCGGAGAGCCATTCTCTTGGTCTGAACCAGAGGAAGATGAAACAGGAGCAAGCTTCTGCTGCCCAGTCACTGCATTTGCCCCATTGGAGGAATTCGCAGACTTGCGAGGATATGGGTGCAGTGGTTTCCTCTTTGGCCTAGGGGGAGGAATCTCAATCGCTATTTTAGCTGCAGGTTCACGCACCACCTGCACGATGAACAACTCACATGGCATGAGAATATGGTAGACATCCAAAGGGTTCCAATTAACTGCTACCACTTCTGCTTCTACGAGCACGTGTAATAGTTATACAAACATATACATGTTCTAAAGAAAATAATACAAACATATGCCAGTGTCAGCACAGTAAGCATGCCTGCAAAATATATCATAACTACAGGAAGAACTATAGTCACCTTTGAGAAAAACTTCTGAGCATGGCTTCGAATTTGGACAGCGGTCTTTGTGCCAATGTGTTCTAAAGAGCATTTCCGATGAATCAGAATCACTAATTTCTTCTACTTTGAATTCTAATGCAAGATATGCTGTACTTATACAGGCTGCACACACCTTGTATCTGACGCCAGGACCGGCCATACAGCTTCAGTGCCTCCAGGAACTTTTCGTGCTCTTCCTCCGTCCACTTCTCCCGCTGCTTCGTGATCGTATACGGCTTCCTAGCCTGATGAAAGCATGCCGCGGGTCATTAGGCATAGACGCAATGCTGCTTCATAGAATGATGAACCAAACTGACATTTACTCATAGATGGCAAACTCGGGTGAGAAATGGCTAACCTTGACAGGATGCCCACCCACCCCCTCCTCCTTAGGCTGCGTTGCGGTCGCATCATCCGTCGCCGGAGGTTTGATGACATCCACCATCAGCCCTTTGTTGATCGGCAAGCCAGATGAGTCCAGCCCATCGCTTTCCTGTAGGCAAGAACAGAAAGAACAAAGACCATCAGTATTTAAGCTAAACACATTGCTGAGTATTTGGCTGCACACAGTTGGAGAAATCAAGCGAATCAGTGTACTTCAGATAAGACACAGTGCTGACTTTGCAGAGTTTTACCATATGGGCTAACTGAATACAACTCTAGCTGATACCATCACTGCTACTATAACTGAGCTATCCAAATTAACATTTAATGACTGTAAAAGAGGCACTAACACACATGGATTAAATGAAGACTGTAACTAGCAGTGTTACAGTCGGTACGTCAACCACTGTTAAAAGAACATCACTGACAGAATTACCTAGCAGCATGGAAAGCACCAGTGTTTCTGGATTTGGTACTTGTGGCTTGATGTCATGTCTGGTTGGTAGACCTAACAGACTAGTACTACATGCCTCGTTTCTGGAAGACTCTAATAAAGATACTGTGGCCAGCATGGATCGGATCCTCCCCAAAACAGAAGTATCTAGAAACGCATTTCTCCCAAGAGAAGCAACGAACGGATACAATTGTCTATCTAACCCAAAAAGAAAGCTcggattttgcaaaaaaaaagaagcACTTTTTGACCAGTTATCCACAGGAAAAAAAAGCACCGAGAAGAAGTACTAGAACGGAATCTGGATGGTTAACCAACCGCCCACGAGAAACTGGAAATTTACCGCGCGCGGGGACGAGAAACTGGAGCAGGCCGGAAGGAACAGGGGAGAATGCGCGTGGCGGGAGGGCAGGAGGACATCGGTTTTTATTACCTCCGCGTGCGCCATGGAAGCCATGCGAGCTGCGAATCTCGGCGTCGTACAGGTCGCCGAGATCGAGGTCGGGATGCAGACACCACCGCTACGGGCTGGTGATTCGCCGGCGCGCGGAAGAGGCAGATTTTTACTCTGGCCGGGATCGCACGGGAACGGCTGCAGGCAACTCTCCGCGGCGGGCACCGGAGCCGGCCGGCGAAACCAAAGAAACCGGAAACAGGCCTTCCTCCGGGGGAAAGAGCAGCGAAAAAAGAGACAGGCACTCCGGCGAGCGGCTCGGCTGGCGCGTGTTAAGGAGCGAGGCCGCGCAcgtgcgaggaggaggaggaggaggagacggcgaggaagcggc contains the following coding sequences:
- the LOC124702242 gene encoding protein REVEILLE 1-like isoform X2 is translated as MASMAHAEESDGLDSSGLPINKGLMVDVIKPPATDDATATQPKEEGVGGHPVKARKPYTITKQREKWTEEEHEKFLEALKLYGRSWRQIQEHIGTKTAVQIRSHAQKFFSKVVREPAAKIAIEIPPPRPKRKPLHPYPRKSANSSNGANAVTGQQKLAPVSSSSGSDQENGSPVSVLSAMQSDAFGSSMSNPSTRCTSPESSDDENIVPLMMSEEENVPRQLTGKDESQKDNKDTVMSEEDSSDEVQETSLKLFGKTVVIPDPRKRCLSGHEKGEKISQSSSKATSQAPSVGEILPAYAAPNEWVLPYNSYPLHLGEPATPLHVWWPYYGFPVGHPRGPPSTVTHNEVADVCDAVKSPLVESSSDDSDDNTQTASKKWKALEPLRMGQVPRSASTFELKPSMNSAFVRVKPVSGGDQPVRGFVPYKRCRAE
- the LOC124702242 gene encoding protein REVEILLE 1-like isoform X1, whose amino-acid sequence is MASMAHAEESDGLDSSGLPINKGLMVDVIKPPATDDATATQPKEEGVGGHPVKARKPYTITKQREKWTEEEHEKFLEALKLYGRSWRQIQEHIGTKTAVQIRSHAQKFFSKVVREPAAKIAIEIPPPRPKRKPLHPYPRKSANSSNGANAVTGQQKLAPVSSSSGSDQENGSPVSVLSAMQSDAFGSSMSNPSTRCTSPESSDDENIVPLMMSEEENVPRQLTGKDESQKDTNQDNKDTVMSEEDSSDEVQETSLKLFGKTVVIPDPRKRCLSGHEKGEKISQSSSKATSQAPSVGEILPAYAAPNEWVLPYNSYPLHLGEPATPLHVWWPYYGFPVGHPRGPPSTVTHNEVADVCDAVKSPLVESSSDDSDDNTQTASKKWKALEPLRMGQVPRSASTFELKPSMNSAFVRVKPVSGGDQPVRGFVPYKRCRAE
- the LOC124702242 gene encoding protein REVEILLE 1-like isoform X3, which produces MVDVIKPPATDDATATQPKEEGVGGHPVKARKPYTITKQREKWTEEEHEKFLEALKLYGRSWRQIQEHIGTKTAVQIRSHAQKFFSKVVREPAAKIAIEIPPPRPKRKPLHPYPRKSANSSNGANAVTGQQKLAPVSSSSGSDQENGSPVSVLSAMQSDAFGSSMSNPSTRCTSPESSDDENIVPLMMSEEENVPRQLTGKDESQKDTNQDNKDTVMSEEDSSDEVQETSLKLFGKTVVIPDPRKRCLSGHEKGEKISQSSSKATSQAPSVGEILPAYAAPNEWVLPYNSYPLHLGEPATPLHVWWPYYGFPVGHPRGPPSTVTHNEVADVCDAVKSPLVESSSDDSDDNTQTASKKWKALEPLRMGQVPRSASTFELKPSMNSAFVRVKPVSGGDQPVRGFVPYKRCRAE